In Oryzihumus leptocrescens, the following are encoded in one genomic region:
- a CDS encoding GNAT family N-acetyltransferase, with translation MHRDFARNPTTVVNDDADLLWFNTAGSNSWLNGASWCALGQDVDARIASVGHAAQQVGTKAQWTTSPSCGPGDLERHLDAAGWRPEVVPAMAVAVDTRFPSQPAELAIQKVVKQSEVREWTDLFDASFGIEPRGDKHPWLEPWRHLALGAESPCRLFLGRLDGVPVSCSMAFVHQDSVGLYGVGTPPPHRGNGYASALTVAGIRWGASRGASVAVLHASPLGAPVYQSLGFRVVLDMIAWSLPLGDQREATTT, from the coding sequence ATGCACCGTGACTTCGCTCGTAATCCAACGACAGTGGTCAACGACGACGCCGACCTGCTGTGGTTCAACACCGCGGGATCAAATTCGTGGCTCAATGGCGCCTCGTGGTGCGCCCTCGGCCAGGACGTTGACGCGCGCATTGCATCTGTCGGCCATGCGGCTCAGCAGGTGGGGACAAAGGCTCAGTGGACCACTTCGCCGAGTTGCGGCCCAGGCGACCTTGAACGGCATCTGGACGCAGCGGGATGGCGCCCGGAGGTTGTGCCCGCGATGGCTGTGGCAGTGGACACCCGGTTCCCCTCACAGCCGGCAGAGCTGGCGATTCAGAAGGTTGTGAAGCAGTCCGAGGTGCGCGAATGGACTGACCTGTTCGATGCGTCGTTCGGGATAGAACCTCGGGGGGACAAACACCCTTGGCTCGAGCCCTGGCGCCACCTCGCACTTGGTGCGGAATCACCGTGCCGCCTGTTCCTGGGCCGACTCGACGGCGTCCCTGTGTCCTGCTCGATGGCGTTTGTCCACCAAGACTCAGTGGGCTTGTACGGAGTCGGCACCCCTCCACCCCATCGCGGCAACGGGTACGCATCAGCGCTCACCGTGGCGGGCATCAGGTGGGGTGCATCCAGGGGAGCATCAGTCGCGGTGCTGCACGCCAGTCCCTTGGGTGCACCCGTCTATCAGTCACTGGGCTTCAGGGTCGTCCTCGACATGATCGCTTGGAGTCTGCCGCTCGGAGATCAGCGAGAAGCAACAACCACGTAG
- a CDS encoding GNAT family N-acetyltransferase has translation MDRSEAIEVVGVATPLPALARLFDEYREHYGARPDLAGSQAWLRRHLESGALRAFLANRGDEAAGLALVAPIPASQRLGHFWQLRDLFVAPRHRRLGVGEALLRAVHDAALADGAARLSLVTESDNAAALALYAKAGYEPVTGYVSMSWSTRPEPSGSTVAGEDGAPEARSVGSGETR, from the coding sequence ATGGACCGATCCGAGGCGATCGAGGTCGTTGGGGTGGCCACGCCGCTGCCTGCGCTGGCTCGACTGTTCGACGAGTATCGAGAGCATTACGGTGCGAGGCCTGACCTCGCCGGTTCCCAGGCGTGGCTGCGGCGGCACCTTGAGTCTGGCGCCCTGCGGGCGTTTCTCGCGAACCGAGGCGATGAGGCCGCCGGGCTCGCCCTGGTCGCACCGATCCCGGCGTCACAGCGCCTTGGCCATTTCTGGCAGTTGCGAGACCTGTTCGTCGCTCCTCGCCACCGTCGCCTCGGTGTCGGCGAGGCTTTGCTCCGCGCCGTGCACGACGCCGCCCTTGCAGATGGTGCGGCTCGCCTGTCTCTGGTCACCGAGTCAGACAACGCAGCTGCGCTGGCGCTGTACGCCAAGGCGGGCTACGAACCCGTGACCGGCTACGTCTCGATGTCATGGTCGACCCGCCCTGAGCCGAGTGGGTCCACGGTCGCGGGCGAGGACGGCGCGCCAGAGGCGCGCTCCGTCGGGTCAGGTGAGACACGTTGA
- a CDS encoding aminoglycoside phosphotransferase family protein yields MNPDAIEDAIAEAERRLAISDRDVRASTQHFVTSVRAVCREWGLTAERWLDGGAGTLALAVTREDGNAGVLKIAEPGRLDTAARVMGAADGHGYARVLAWDANRGALLTERLGHALWAEASTVAQQAELTLPLLQGAWRVSLECGSPFTGKASGLLAILADLGPRYGHRHPDVLAQATRYAKELAASERPEVVCHGDPHAGNVLRNGQGWALIDPDGFVGERAYDLGVVLRDACGEIVAAEESESGSGVTLLRKECRRLAELADADPQRVWRWAFVERVTTALYLRWHGYGDESATFLDTAAILSR; encoded by the coding sequence GTGAACCCGGACGCGATCGAGGACGCGATTGCGGAGGCCGAGCGCCGGCTTGCCATCTCCGACCGGGACGTCCGGGCATCCACGCAGCACTTCGTCACCTCGGTACGAGCGGTGTGCCGTGAATGGGGGTTGACGGCCGAGCGATGGCTGGACGGCGGCGCTGGCACCCTCGCCTTGGCGGTGACAAGAGAGGACGGCAATGCGGGCGTCCTGAAGATCGCCGAACCGGGCCGCCTGGACACCGCCGCGCGCGTCATGGGTGCTGCAGACGGTCACGGCTATGCCCGAGTTCTGGCGTGGGACGCCAACCGCGGCGCCCTGCTCACGGAGCGGCTCGGCCATGCACTTTGGGCGGAGGCGTCGACGGTCGCCCAGCAGGCAGAGCTGACATTGCCGTTGCTTCAGGGCGCCTGGCGCGTGAGCCTCGAATGTGGCAGCCCGTTCACGGGCAAAGCCTCCGGGCTGTTGGCGATCCTGGCCGACCTGGGGCCGCGCTACGGGCACCGGCACCCGGACGTCCTCGCCCAGGCCACCCGGTACGCAAAGGAGTTGGCGGCGTCCGAGCGGCCGGAGGTCGTCTGTCACGGTGACCCTCACGCCGGCAACGTGCTGCGTAACGGGCAGGGCTGGGCGTTGATCGACCCGGACGGGTTCGTCGGTGAGCGCGCTTACGACCTGGGGGTCGTCCTGCGGGATGCGTGCGGGGAGATCGTGGCAGCAGAGGAGTCCGAGTCTGGCTCGGGAGTCACGCTGCTACGCAAGGAGTGCCGCCGCCTGGCCGAGCTCGCCGACGCCGATCCCCAGCGTGTGTGGCGCTGGGCTTTCGTCGAGCGCGTCACGACCGCGCTGTACCTGCGGTGGCACGGCTACGGCGACGAGTCAGCGACCTTCCTGGATACCGCTGCCATCCTGTCCCGCTAG
- a CDS encoding phosphotransferase, which translates to MKFEQDLVRALLRDQHPDLADLELRDVSGGWDNQQWRLGEELAVRLPRTERAPALLHTEQTWLPGLAELLPLPTPTPVRIGKPSRLFEHTWTVARWVEGEPADREPIRRLDAAEVLAGFLRTLHHRAPAGAPASASRGIPLAGLQVDGWFDVIADHADAEAARDVWETALAAPAWPGPRLGCPARPEPDRHRTERPARPARGQADLGTGGLRHA; encoded by the coding sequence TTGAAGTTCGAGCAGGACCTGGTGCGCGCGCTGCTGCGAGATCAGCACCCGGACCTCGCGGACCTGGAACTGCGTGACGTCAGCGGAGGCTGGGACAACCAACAGTGGCGCCTCGGGGAGGAGCTGGCCGTGCGCCTCCCGCGCACCGAGCGGGCGCCGGCGCTCCTCCACACGGAGCAGACCTGGCTGCCGGGATTGGCCGAGCTCCTGCCGCTGCCCACGCCCACCCCCGTGCGCATCGGCAAGCCGTCGAGGCTGTTCGAGCACACCTGGACGGTCGCGCGCTGGGTCGAGGGAGAACCGGCCGACCGTGAGCCGATCAGGCGCCTCGACGCGGCCGAGGTCCTCGCAGGGTTCCTGAGGACGCTGCATCATCGGGCACCGGCTGGCGCCCCGGCCAGCGCCTCGCGCGGCATCCCCCTGGCCGGACTGCAGGTCGACGGCTGGTTCGACGTCATTGCCGACCACGCGGACGCCGAGGCTGCGCGCGACGTGTGGGAGACGGCCCTGGCTGCGCCTGCCTGGCCGGGCCCGCGGCTGGGCTGTCCTGCGCGCCCTGAGCCTGATCGCCATCGGACAGAACGGCCGGCTCGGCCTGCCCGGGGGCAAGCCGACCTGGGAACCGGCGGGCTACGCCACGCTTGA
- a CDS encoding class I SAM-dependent methyltransferase gives MSEGRLGGQVDYYRARAGEYDDFWFRRGAYELEGPLQAQWFEDAAEAEEAVRRWVPAGAVLELACGTGIWTRVLVQRAARVTAVDASPEMIELNRHRVSGAPVDYVVADVFSWAPPKAAFDAVFMGYWHSHVPDGRLDTFWAWVRSVLRPGGRVMLVDSSPYPPGTPGDPAARAEARTLNDGRRFEVVKRYWDPGDLRAYLAGRGWQTRARTTGHGMVLLAELEALDGGGA, from the coding sequence ATGAGTGAGGGGCGCTTGGGTGGGCAGGTGGACTACTACAGGGCGCGGGCCGGCGAGTACGACGACTTCTGGTTCAGGCGCGGTGCCTATGAGCTCGAGGGGCCACTCCAGGCGCAGTGGTTCGAGGACGCGGCTGAGGCCGAGGAGGCGGTGCGCCGGTGGGTCCCGGCTGGTGCGGTCCTGGAGCTCGCCTGTGGAACGGGTATCTGGACCCGGGTGCTGGTCCAGCGGGCCGCGCGCGTGACGGCCGTGGACGCCTCGCCGGAGATGATCGAGCTGAACCGGCACAGGGTCTCGGGGGCGCCGGTCGACTACGTGGTCGCCGACGTCTTCTCCTGGGCTCCGCCGAAGGCTGCGTTTGATGCGGTGTTCATGGGCTACTGGCACTCGCACGTTCCCGACGGTCGGCTGGACACGTTCTGGGCGTGGGTGCGGTCGGTCCTCCGGCCGGGTGGTCGGGTGATGCTGGTGGACAGCTCGCCCTATCCTCCGGGGACCCCGGGAGACCCGGCGGCGCGGGCGGAGGCGCGCACCCTGAACGATGGTCGCCGGTTCGAGGTGGTCAAGAGGTACTGGGACCCGGGGGACCTGCGCGCGTACCTGGCCGGCCGGGGGTGGCAGACCCGCGCCCGGACCACCGGGCACGGGATGGTGCTGCTCGCTGAGCTCGAGGCCCTTGACGGCGGCGGTGCCTGA
- a CDS encoding ATP-binding protein → MADSTTSWRNTTHDWARTVDAEHLSQIRADPPAYAPGGVLHLVLEVVAYAADEAADHAADEATTSTGGRCTITLHADGSVSVADNGRGTDTRLDAGGTPVRKPVMATRDLRFFDSPATEAAETLPDGHPRRGISVVAALSTWLVHTNHRGNGSWTQRYEHGIPVTGLVPVAARPTTGTTVHFLPGEGFGPIPTLEELSRLARRPHLAVEVIDQRQPRGSARRNVAP, encoded by the coding sequence ATGGCCGACTCGACGACGTCCTGGCGCAACACCACCCATGACTGGGCGAGAACCGTTGACGCCGAACACCTCTCGCAGATCCGCGCGGACCCGCCCGCCTACGCACCCGGCGGCGTGCTGCACCTGGTCCTCGAGGTCGTCGCCTACGCCGCGGACGAAGCCGCCGACCACGCCGCCGACGAAGCCACCACCTCGACCGGCGGCCGCTGCACGATCACCCTGCACGCCGACGGGTCGGTGAGCGTGGCCGACAACGGGCGAGGGACCGACACCCGCCTGGACGCCGGGGGCACCCCGGTGCGCAAGCCGGTCATGGCGACGCGGGACCTGCGGTTCTTCGACTCGCCTGCGACGGAGGCGGCGGAGACGCTGCCCGATGGCCACCCCCGGCGAGGAATCTCCGTGGTGGCCGCCCTGAGCACGTGGCTGGTCCACACCAACCACCGAGGCAACGGGTCGTGGACGCAGCGCTACGAGCACGGCATACCGGTCACCGGCCTGGTGCCGGTGGCCGCGCGACCCACCACGGGCACGACCGTCCACTTCCTCCCCGGGGAGGGCTTCGGCCCCATCCCGACGCTGGAGGAGCTGAGCCGACTGGCGCGCCGGCCGCACCTGGCCGTCGAGGTCATCGACCAGCGTCAGCCCCGCGGAAGCGCGAGGCGGAACGTGGCCCCCTGA
- a CDS encoding sensor histidine kinase translates to MRRPRSLRAGVSLAATLALAVWVLLATVALNVVLDQRGQAQANAELRDRADSAMATVGVDASGRVTVSDRSDDALLDAGTWVIAGGRILERPTGSASLEPSVEAVAATPGRFLDLPGDKPLRLHSEAVSIGGRQVATVVTSLSLVPYQQSADAVLVGSAVLAVVMVGAAYLVVRASVTSALRPVQEMTTQAQEWVDVDVDRRFGPGPRPRELALLAATLDGWLARMSAMLRYEKQLVAEISHELRTPLSRILVEADLAEEATLSSAAGRGESLGAGRSLEAAQSLEAAQSLAAIAESAREMEAILGTLLATARTESGALAGRCDAGQVVEGLARRAGEGARVRVVVQPPLPTVPAAGLDALVLERAVAPVLDNALRHAAREVRIRVTNDDREVFVDVADDGPGVPDAVRDHVFEPGRRAAVGDDHGGAGLGLALARRLTTAAGGTISLLDTGQGATFRLALPRG, encoded by the coding sequence ATGAGGCGTCCGCGGAGCCTGCGTGCCGGGGTGTCGCTCGCGGCCACCCTGGCTCTGGCTGTGTGGGTGCTCCTGGCCACGGTGGCCCTCAACGTGGTGCTGGACCAGCGGGGCCAGGCGCAGGCCAACGCCGAGCTCCGTGACCGCGCCGACTCCGCCATGGCGACGGTGGGCGTCGATGCGTCCGGGCGGGTCACGGTCAGCGACCGCAGCGACGACGCCCTCCTGGACGCCGGGACGTGGGTCATCGCCGGCGGGCGCATCCTCGAGCGACCGACCGGGAGCGCCTCGCTTGAACCCAGCGTCGAGGCGGTCGCCGCGACACCGGGCCGGTTCCTGGACCTGCCGGGGGACAAGCCGTTGCGGCTGCACTCGGAGGCCGTGAGCATCGGCGGGCGGCAGGTTGCCACGGTGGTGACCTCGCTGTCCCTGGTGCCGTACCAGCAGTCTGCCGACGCAGTGCTGGTCGGCAGCGCGGTGCTGGCGGTCGTGATGGTCGGTGCGGCCTACCTCGTGGTCCGGGCCAGCGTCACCAGCGCCCTGCGCCCGGTGCAGGAGATGACCACCCAGGCGCAGGAGTGGGTCGACGTGGACGTCGACCGGCGTTTCGGCCCGGGCCCGCGACCCCGCGAGCTGGCCCTGCTCGCGGCCACGCTCGACGGGTGGCTGGCGCGGATGTCGGCGATGCTGCGCTACGAGAAGCAGCTCGTCGCCGAGATCTCGCACGAGCTGCGCACCCCGCTGTCCCGGATCCTCGTCGAGGCCGACCTCGCCGAGGAGGCCACGCTGTCCTCCGCGGCCGGGAGGGGGGAGTCCCTGGGGGCGGGGCGGTCCCTTGAGGCAGCGCAGTCCCTGGAGGCGGCGCAGTCCCTGGCCGCGATCGCCGAGAGCGCCCGCGAGATGGAGGCGATCCTGGGCACCCTGCTGGCGACCGCCCGGACCGAGTCCGGAGCGCTGGCCGGGCGCTGTGACGCCGGACAGGTGGTGGAAGGACTGGCACGCCGGGCGGGCGAAGGTGCCCGGGTCCGCGTGGTGGTCCAGCCGCCCCTGCCGACGGTGCCCGCAGCCGGGCTGGACGCCCTCGTCCTCGAGCGGGCCGTCGCGCCGGTGCTGGACAACGCGCTGCGCCACGCCGCGAGGGAGGTGCGCATCCGGGTCACGAACGACGACCGCGAGGTCTTCGTCGACGTCGCCGACGACGGCCCCGGGGTGCCGGACGCGGTGCGGGACCACGTCTTCGAGCCGGGGCGGCGCGCGGCCGTCGGCGACGACCACGGCGGGGCCGGGCTGGGCCTCGCCCTGGCGCGGCGGCTGACCACCGCGGCCGGCGGCACGATCAGCCTGCTGGATACCGGTCAGGGGGCCACGTTCCGCCTCGCGCTTCCGCGGGGCTGA
- a CDS encoding response regulator transcription factor produces the protein MEACRVLLVEDDDSLRHTVARALRRHHFRVTTARDGRSALAQLEDEGADLIVLDIGLPDADGRDVCQALRAKGDTTPVLFMTARGQVADVLSGFSVGGDDYVSKPFELAELLARVTALLRRVEWSPPVDPLAQTHLDPKAHTLVSATASVPLSPTEFRILAALMGAPGSAVRRHLLFAAAWPDGAKVSDNALDQYIARLRRKLAAADPDRQIKTIHGVGYRYS, from the coding sequence ATGGAAGCCTGCCGGGTGCTGCTCGTCGAGGACGACGACTCCCTGCGCCACACCGTGGCCCGCGCCCTGCGCCGCCACCACTTCCGCGTGACCACGGCGCGGGACGGGCGGTCGGCGCTGGCGCAGCTGGAGGACGAAGGAGCCGACCTCATCGTCCTCGACATCGGCCTGCCCGACGCCGACGGACGTGACGTCTGCCAGGCGCTGCGCGCCAAGGGCGACACCACGCCGGTGCTGTTCATGACCGCGCGGGGACAGGTCGCCGACGTGCTGTCCGGCTTCTCGGTGGGCGGTGACGACTACGTGTCCAAGCCGTTCGAGCTCGCCGAGCTCCTCGCCCGGGTGACCGCCCTGCTGCGGCGGGTCGAGTGGTCCCCACCCGTGGACCCGCTGGCCCAGACCCACCTGGACCCCAAGGCGCACACGCTCGTCTCGGCCACCGCGTCGGTCCCGCTCTCCCCGACGGAGTTCCGGATCCTCGCGGCACTGATGGGCGCGCCGGGCTCGGCGGTCCGCCGGCACCTCCTGTTCGCCGCGGCGTGGCCCGACGGCGCCAAGGTCAGCGACAACGCCCTGGACCAGTACATCGCCCGGCTGCGCCGCAAGCTGGCCGCGGCCGACCCCGACCGCCAGATCAAGACCATCCACGGCGTGGGCTACCGCTACTCATGA
- a CDS encoding alpha/beta fold hydrolase produces MPVCPDTDIAYDRAGPTGGTPVLLVHAGVADRRMWEPQWAALTRRHDVVRLDLRGFGESASRPAAVPFAHHDDVADTLAALGVERAHVVGCSFGAGVAVETALEHPDLVASLLLAAPGGSLMTEMSPELRQFFDAEREAMDRGDLDAAVQANLDWWVDGPQRDADAERSGVRDLVATMQRRAFEVTADWDDVEEVELDPPTAERLGELAVPTLVLEGGLDIPTIGVAARDVAAQVPGARREVWTNTAHLPSLERPEDFQALLEEWLAEVSGS; encoded by the coding sequence TTGCCCGTCTGCCCTGACACCGACATCGCCTACGACCGCGCCGGCCCGACCGGTGGCACCCCCGTCCTCCTGGTCCACGCCGGTGTCGCGGACCGCCGGATGTGGGAGCCGCAGTGGGCCGCACTGACCCGCCGGCACGACGTGGTGCGGCTGGACCTGCGCGGCTTCGGCGAGTCCGCGTCGCGGCCTGCCGCCGTCCCCTTCGCCCACCACGACGACGTCGCCGACACCCTGGCCGCGCTGGGCGTGGAGCGGGCGCACGTCGTGGGCTGCTCCTTCGGCGCCGGCGTCGCCGTCGAGACGGCGCTGGAGCACCCCGACCTGGTGGCCTCGCTCCTGCTCGCTGCCCCCGGCGGCTCGCTGATGACCGAGATGAGCCCTGAGCTGCGCCAGTTCTTCGACGCCGAGCGCGAGGCCATGGACCGTGGCGACCTCGACGCGGCCGTGCAGGCCAACCTCGACTGGTGGGTCGACGGCCCGCAGCGCGACGCCGACGCCGAGCGGTCAGGGGTCCGCGACCTCGTCGCCACCATGCAGCGCCGGGCGTTCGAGGTCACCGCGGACTGGGACGACGTCGAGGAGGTCGAGCTCGACCCACCGACCGCCGAGCGGCTCGGCGAGCTGGCCGTGCCGACCCTGGTGCTCGAGGGCGGCCTGGACATCCCCACCATCGGCGTCGCCGCCCGGGACGTGGCGGCCCAGGTCCCCGGCGCCCGCCGCGAGGTGTGGACGAACACCGCCCACCTGCCCTCGCTCGAGCGCCCCGAGGACTTCCAGGCGCTGCTCGAGGAGTGGCTCGCCGAGGTCAGCGGCTCCTGA
- a CDS encoding VOC family protein, protein MAVQLNPYLGFKDNARAAMEFYQSVFGGTLNISTFKEFHASQDPAEDDLVMHAQLEGDNGIVFMASDTPARMDYTPGNTFNMSLSGDDEATLRGWFDKLADGGTVTMPMDKAPWGDIFGMCVDKFGVSWLVNASVPQA, encoded by the coding sequence ATGGCGGTCCAGCTCAACCCGTACCTCGGATTCAAGGACAACGCCCGAGCGGCGATGGAGTTCTACCAGTCGGTCTTCGGCGGCACGCTGAACATCTCGACGTTCAAGGAGTTCCACGCCTCGCAGGACCCGGCCGAGGACGACCTGGTGATGCACGCCCAGCTCGAGGGCGACAACGGCATCGTCTTCATGGCGTCCGACACGCCCGCGCGCATGGACTACACGCCGGGCAACACGTTCAACATGTCGCTCAGCGGCGACGACGAGGCCACCCTGCGCGGCTGGTTCGACAAGCTCGCCGACGGCGGCACCGTGACCATGCCGATGGACAAGGCCCCCTGGGGCGACATCTTCGGCATGTGCGTCGACAAGTTCGGCGTGAGCTGGCTGGTCAACGCCTCGGTCCCGCAGGCCTGA
- a CDS encoding DUF6458 family protein has protein sequence MGAGVFLAVLGAILTFAVRVDAPGINLKVVGVILMVAGGAIIAYARRGTRHERVITRVEQPDDPTAPPHTVQHVIRDVDLE, from the coding sequence GTGGGAGCCGGAGTCTTCCTGGCGGTGCTGGGCGCGATCCTGACGTTCGCGGTGCGCGTGGACGCGCCGGGCATCAACCTCAAGGTCGTCGGCGTGATCCTCATGGTCGCCGGCGGCGCGATCATCGCCTACGCGCGGCGCGGCACCCGGCACGAGCGGGTCATCACCCGGGTCGAGCAGCCGGACGACCCGACCGCCCCGCCCCACACCGTCCAGCACGTGATCCGCGACGTCGACCTCGAGTGA
- a CDS encoding GNAT family N-acetyltransferase, with protein sequence MTHNASATTVFETERLVVRPWTHDEAEAILDTYSRLEVARWLGATPRPLENLDEAHLVVDQWGSRSEPDPTWGVWCVVERASGRPVGTVLLVPLRGGTNGEVEVGWHLHPDHWGKGYATEAARAAIERGFAAGLGEVLAVVNPDNDRSQAVCRRLGMEHLGLSEQYYGIPLEVFRIARG encoded by the coding sequence GTGACCCACAACGCTTCTGCGACAACGGTCTTCGAGACCGAGCGGCTGGTCGTGAGGCCGTGGACCCACGACGAGGCCGAGGCCATCCTCGACACCTACTCACGCCTGGAGGTCGCCCGCTGGCTCGGGGCGACCCCGCGACCGCTGGAGAACCTCGACGAGGCCCACCTCGTGGTCGACCAGTGGGGCAGTCGCAGCGAGCCCGACCCGACGTGGGGCGTGTGGTGCGTGGTCGAGCGGGCCAGTGGCCGGCCGGTCGGCACCGTGCTGCTCGTGCCGCTGCGCGGCGGCACCAACGGCGAGGTCGAGGTCGGCTGGCACCTGCACCCCGACCACTGGGGCAAGGGCTATGCCACCGAGGCCGCGCGGGCGGCGATCGAGCGCGGGTTCGCGGCCGGGCTGGGCGAGGTGCTGGCGGTGGTCAACCCCGACAACGACAGGTCGCAGGCGGTCTGCCGGCGCCTGGGCATGGAGCACCTCGGGCTCTCGGAGCAGTACTACGGGATCCCGCTCGAGGTCTTCCGCATCGCCAGGGGCTGA
- a CDS encoding GNAT family N-acetyltransferase — protein sequence MGGEVQVRATTQADHEAFVRAALPAFGTVPDETPRAKQWWHALEMDRGLVVEDDGRLVATTGAYTFDLTVPGGRQVPVAGVTCVSVLPTHRRRGLFTALMRRQVQDLRVRGEAVAVLLASEATIYRRCGYGPATTAQTWTVETARGAFLEPVTDDGSLELSDRRDAAAVMAEVYDAWARVRHGALGRPARHWEAGAGMPPVSTEHRFVVVHRDADGAPDGYASYAIHDDRAGGNGRTLVVDEVVAPQERVRAVLARYCLDHDLVDAVRFARVAVDDPLRWRLADVRAAQTVRSTDWLWVRLLDVPAALVARGYTGSGRLVLQVEDAFCPDLSGTFTLDVEDGEPKCARVEDATPDLRLDVADLGSTYLGGVSFTGLVLGGRVTESTPGAAALADRLFTTSTAPLCLSWF from the coding sequence ATGGGCGGCGAGGTGCAGGTCCGGGCCACCACGCAGGCGGACCACGAGGCGTTCGTGCGGGCCGCGTTGCCGGCCTTCGGCACCGTCCCCGACGAGACGCCCCGGGCGAAGCAGTGGTGGCACGCGCTCGAGATGGACCGCGGGCTGGTCGTCGAGGATGACGGGCGCCTGGTCGCCACGACGGGCGCCTACACCTTCGACCTGACCGTGCCGGGTGGCCGCCAGGTGCCGGTCGCCGGGGTCACCTGCGTGTCGGTGCTGCCCACGCACCGGCGCCGGGGCCTGTTCACCGCGCTGATGCGCCGTCAGGTCCAGGACCTGCGTGTCCGCGGCGAGGCGGTGGCTGTGCTGCTCGCCTCGGAGGCCACGATCTACCGGCGCTGCGGCTACGGTCCGGCGACGACCGCGCAGACCTGGACCGTCGAGACCGCCCGCGGTGCCTTCCTCGAGCCGGTCACCGACGACGGCAGTCTCGAGCTGAGTGACCGCCGCGACGCCGCGGCCGTGATGGCAGAGGTCTACGACGCCTGGGCCCGCGTGCGGCACGGAGCCCTCGGTCGGCCCGCACGGCACTGGGAGGCCGGTGCGGGCATGCCGCCGGTCTCGACCGAGCACCGCTTCGTCGTCGTCCACCGCGATGCCGACGGCGCCCCGGACGGCTACGCCAGCTACGCCATCCACGATGACCGGGCGGGCGGCAACGGCCGCACCCTCGTCGTCGACGAGGTGGTCGCGCCGCAGGAGCGGGTGCGGGCCGTGCTGGCGCGCTACTGCCTCGACCACGACCTCGTCGACGCGGTCCGCTTCGCGCGGGTGGCCGTCGACGACCCGCTGCGCTGGCGCCTCGCGGATGTCCGGGCGGCCCAGACCGTCAGGAGCACCGACTGGCTGTGGGTGCGCCTCCTGGACGTGCCCGCGGCCCTGGTCGCCCGCGGATACACGGGGTCCGGCAGGCTCGTCCTGCAGGTGGAGGACGCGTTCTGCCCAGACCTGTCCGGCACCTTCACGCTCGACGTCGAGGACGGCGAGCCCAAGTGTGCCCGGGTCGAGGACGCCACCCCCGACCTGCGGCTGGACGTCGCGGACCTCGGCTCGACCTACCTCGGAGGCGTCTCGTTCACCGGCCTCGTGCTGGGCGGACGGGTTACCGAGTCCACCCCCGGAGCCGCGGCGCTCGCCGACCGGCTGTTCACGACGAGCACGGCGCCGCTGTGCCTGAGCTGGTTCTAG
- a CDS encoding CGNR zinc finger domain-containing protein — MNFDSHVLNLLDVCVRLVNGLTAGASGGVPVEEPRGLGRQAAVVEALSGGGRVTPTVSAPAAEQLAATARRLRVVFEAVDGGQADAAAAEVNALLSDTGARPQLDRREGQGWHLHFHGADDSLALGWSAGCAAALALALGSDLAGRLGVCEATGCDRVYVDRSRNASKRFCSTACQSRTKAAAFRARR, encoded by the coding sequence GTGAACTTCGACAGTCACGTGCTCAACCTGCTCGACGTGTGCGTGCGGCTGGTCAACGGCCTGACCGCCGGCGCCTCCGGGGGTGTGCCGGTCGAGGAGCCGCGGGGCCTCGGGCGGCAGGCCGCCGTGGTCGAGGCGCTCAGCGGTGGCGGGCGGGTCACTCCCACGGTCAGCGCGCCGGCGGCCGAGCAGCTCGCGGCGACCGCGCGGCGGCTGCGGGTGGTGTTCGAGGCGGTCGATGGCGGGCAGGCCGACGCCGCGGCGGCGGAGGTCAACGCGCTGCTCTCCGACACCGGTGCGCGGCCCCAGCTCGACCGGCGCGAGGGGCAGGGGTGGCACCTGCACTTCCACGGGGCCGACGACTCGCTGGCCCTGGGCTGGTCGGCCGGCTGCGCCGCCGCCCTGGCCCTGGCGCTGGGCAGTGACCTGGCCGGGCGGCTGGGGGTGTGTGAGGCCACGGGCTGCGACCGGGTCTACGTCGACCGGTCACGCAACGCCAGCAAGCGCTTCTGCTCGACGGCGTGCCAGAGCCGGACCAAGGCGGCCGCCTTCCGGGCCCGCCGCTGA